One segment of Micromonospora parathelypteridis DNA contains the following:
- a CDS encoding PH domain-containing protein translates to MSKPDTVRFRYNQAILVAAVIAFIGALPLANARGYLLPVLLVPLAVGLWAWRAGTDADARELRVRALVGQRRINWDQVLELTTDQRGRAVARLDDGQQVSLPAVRGVDLPRLVSATGQALPDNAAEAPGQ, encoded by the coding sequence GTGAGTAAGCCCGACACGGTCCGCTTCCGGTACAACCAAGCCATCCTGGTCGCCGCGGTCATCGCCTTCATCGGTGCCCTGCCGCTGGCCAACGCCCGGGGCTACCTGCTGCCGGTGCTGCTCGTCCCGCTCGCCGTCGGGCTGTGGGCCTGGCGTGCCGGCACCGACGCCGACGCGCGGGAGCTGCGCGTACGGGCGTTGGTCGGGCAACGCCGGATCAACTGGGACCAGGTCCTCGAGCTGACCACCGACCAGCGCGGACGGGCGGTCGCCCGGCTCGACGACGGCCAGCAGGTCTCCCTGCCGGCCGTCCGCGGCGTGGACCTGCCCCGCCTGGTGTCGGCCACCGGCCAGGCGCTGCCGGACAACGCGGCCGAGGCGCCCGGTCAGTAG
- a CDS encoding GGDEF domain-containing phosphodiesterase, which yields MLLAYPFRVLVPRRVAPETATSTAVALLLLAGAADLVPAPVVIALAAGAGATLAGVRLARLASRRRTDPSPRAAGVLLDAAVVAAGLTAVVLPLVDGGHTSAVLVGSLVVAALSVTGLCRLPGRTRPSAGVGLRWLVESTSPAVGMALAGWLLLPHDGLPVSVRLVAALALGGLGMAVLNAFAGPRRRSPAAVCRGGVLLTLGGLVLLAALPSPAGRVTLLAVPPLVLGMLLVAVGAADAADAGDPGPADPIAPAWPRSVLPAAVLLLAAGLHLSAGRATDRTSVLLALAAVPPLVLRELLRAGDAPTAERRAAHRRPAGSAVRHRFAAQPRSLGTSDLPPGQPAHGQPGRPGDSDGPVTANGAGSAWSPDDGAGWPTFDRRPVAAGGGPPGDRAALLDALAAIGDVPAPSGALLLVDLHGTDGIGPTAREDVLAEAVHRARAVVASDDLITGCTGAGFAVVTGAGPVLAYALGNRLLTALAPPYQLAGSVLRVQTSIGLAEVSGDRPADVLRQAELARRRAVQLGRDRVEWYDAFLEEQLVRRLDLERELPGAVARGELDLVYQPVLDLADGQPVGAEALLRWRSPVLGTVLPAELLPVAEDLDLVGELEWWVLDRACRQLSNWSAGVRELWMAVNVTTRELTTPDFVQRAAAVLAAYGVPPERLVVEVSEPRVAGDLPTVVARLAGLRSLGVRTALDDFRPEHASLAQLRRLPIDLLKVGPELVGARPDGQPPLIDVVVNVGERLGVEIVAEELESSTQVEGARRGGCRYGQGFALARPATAERVEAYFEEFPSASR from the coding sequence GTGCTCCTCGCGTACCCGTTCCGCGTCCTCGTCCCCCGCCGGGTGGCACCGGAGACCGCCACGTCCACGGCGGTGGCGCTGCTCCTCCTCGCCGGTGCCGCCGACCTGGTCCCCGCCCCGGTGGTGATCGCGCTGGCAGCTGGCGCCGGCGCCACCCTCGCCGGGGTGCGGCTGGCCCGGCTGGCCTCCCGGCGCCGCACCGATCCGTCACCGCGTGCGGCGGGCGTGCTGCTCGACGCGGCGGTGGTGGCGGCTGGCCTGACCGCCGTCGTGCTGCCCCTGGTCGACGGCGGGCACACCTCGGCCGTGCTGGTCGGGTCGCTGGTCGTGGCGGCCCTCTCCGTGACCGGGCTGTGTCGGCTTCCCGGCCGGACGCGACCGTCGGCCGGGGTCGGGCTGCGCTGGCTGGTCGAGTCGACCAGCCCGGCCGTCGGGATGGCCCTCGCCGGTTGGCTGCTGCTGCCCCATGACGGCCTGCCGGTTTCGGTCCGGCTGGTCGCCGCGTTGGCGCTCGGCGGGCTGGGCATGGCCGTGCTCAACGCGTTCGCCGGGCCACGGCGACGTTCTCCAGCGGCGGTGTGTCGGGGCGGCGTCCTGCTCACCCTGGGCGGGCTGGTGCTGCTGGCCGCGCTGCCGTCGCCGGCCGGGCGGGTGACCCTGCTGGCCGTACCCCCGCTGGTGCTCGGGATGCTGCTCGTCGCGGTGGGTGCGGCCGACGCGGCGGACGCCGGTGATCCCGGGCCGGCGGATCCGATCGCTCCGGCCTGGCCCCGGTCGGTGCTCCCGGCTGCGGTCCTGCTGCTGGCGGCGGGTCTGCACCTGAGCGCCGGCCGCGCGACGGACCGGACGAGCGTGTTGTTGGCCCTGGCGGCGGTGCCGCCCCTGGTGCTGCGCGAACTGCTTCGGGCCGGTGACGCGCCCACCGCCGAACGCCGCGCCGCACATCGCCGACCCGCCGGCAGCGCCGTCCGGCACCGCTTCGCGGCGCAACCACGCTCGCTGGGCACGTCGGATCTCCCACCTGGGCAGCCCGCGCACGGCCAGCCCGGCCGCCCCGGTGACTCGGATGGTCCGGTCACCGCAAACGGTGCCGGCTCGGCCTGGTCGCCGGATGACGGCGCCGGCTGGCCGACGTTCGACCGGCGGCCCGTTGCGGCGGGCGGCGGTCCTCCGGGCGACCGAGCCGCCCTGCTGGACGCCCTCGCCGCGATCGGTGACGTGCCGGCGCCGTCCGGCGCGCTGCTCCTGGTGGACCTGCACGGCACCGACGGGATCGGCCCGACCGCGCGGGAGGACGTGCTGGCCGAGGCGGTGCACCGGGCCCGCGCGGTCGTCGCCTCCGACGACCTGATCACCGGGTGCACGGGTGCCGGCTTCGCCGTGGTCACCGGTGCCGGCCCGGTGCTGGCGTACGCGCTGGGCAACCGGCTGCTGACCGCGCTCGCCCCGCCCTACCAGCTGGCCGGTTCGGTGCTGCGCGTGCAGACCAGCATCGGGTTGGCCGAGGTGAGCGGTGACCGGCCGGCGGACGTGCTCCGGCAGGCCGAGCTGGCCCGACGACGGGCCGTGCAGCTGGGCCGGGACCGGGTCGAGTGGTACGACGCGTTCCTGGAGGAACAGCTGGTTCGCCGGCTCGACCTGGAACGGGAACTGCCCGGTGCGGTGGCGCGTGGCGAGCTGGATCTCGTGTACCAGCCGGTGCTCGACCTGGCGGACGGGCAGCCGGTCGGCGCGGAGGCGTTGCTGCGTTGGCGGAGCCCGGTGCTCGGCACGGTGCTCCCGGCCGAGTTGCTGCCGGTCGCCGAGGATCTGGACCTGGTCGGCGAGCTGGAATGGTGGGTACTGGACCGGGCCTGCCGGCAGTTGTCCAATTGGTCGGCGGGCGTCCGGGAGCTGTGGATGGCGGTCAACGTCACGACCCGGGAGCTGACCACCCCCGACTTCGTCCAGCGGGCCGCGGCCGTGCTGGCCGCGTACGGGGTGCCGCCGGAGCGGTTGGTGGTGGAGGTGAGCGAGCCGAGGGTCGCGGGTGACCTGCCGACCGTGGTGGCGCGGCTGGCCGGGCTGCGGTCGCTGGGCGTACGCACCGCGTTGGACGACTTCCGGCCCGAGCACGCCTCGCTGGCGCAGCTCCGCCGCCTGCCGATCGACCTGCTCAAGGTTGGCCCGGAGCTGGTGGGCGCACGGCCGGACGGGCAGCCACCGCTGATCGACGTGGTGGTCAACGTCGGCGAGCGGCTGGGCGTCGAGATCGTTGCCGAGGAGCTGGAGTCGTCGACCCAGGTCGAGGGGGCGCGCCGGGGCGGCTGCCGGTACGGGCAGGGATTCGCGCTGGCCCGCCCGGCGACGGCCGAGCGGGTCGAGGCGTACTTCGAGGAGTTTCCGTCGGCGTCCCGCTGA
- a CDS encoding LacI family DNA-binding transcriptional regulator, which yields MKRPTIADVARYAGVSKGAVSYALNGQPGVSEATRQRILAIATEIGFSRSSAARALSAATAGAVGLALCRPARTLGVEPFFMALISGVEAELSARSYALTLQVVADPEAEIAVYRRWWGERRVDGVLVCDLRTDDRRIPALEQLQLPAVVIGGPGGTGDLGSLWSDDEAALTETVEYLVALGHRRIARVAGLPDLRHTEIRTDAFAALCQRLDLVDAVTVWSDYTGEEGGRATRRLLSSAHRPTAVIYDNDVMAIAGLSVAQEMGLTVPGDLSIVAWDDSPLCRLVHPPLTALGRDIPAYGAHAARQLLAVIAGQPASRVQDETPQLTPRGSTAPPRER from the coding sequence GTGAAGCGGCCGACCATCGCCGACGTCGCCCGGTACGCCGGGGTGTCCAAGGGTGCCGTCTCGTACGCGTTGAACGGGCAGCCCGGCGTCTCCGAGGCCACCCGGCAGCGCATCCTGGCCATCGCCACGGAGATCGGGTTCAGCCGCAGCAGCGCTGCCCGCGCACTCTCCGCAGCCACCGCCGGGGCGGTCGGTCTGGCCCTGTGCCGGCCGGCCCGGACACTCGGCGTCGAGCCGTTCTTCATGGCGCTGATCAGTGGCGTCGAGGCCGAACTCTCCGCCCGCTCGTACGCGCTGACCCTCCAGGTGGTGGCCGACCCCGAGGCCGAGATCGCGGTCTACCGGCGCTGGTGGGGCGAGCGTCGGGTGGACGGGGTGCTCGTCTGCGACCTGCGCACCGACGACCGGCGCATCCCCGCACTCGAGCAGCTGCAACTGCCGGCGGTGGTGATCGGCGGGCCCGGTGGCACCGGCGACCTGGGCAGCCTCTGGTCCGATGACGAGGCCGCCTTGACCGAGACGGTGGAATATCTGGTCGCGCTCGGACACCGGCGGATCGCCCGGGTCGCGGGCCTGCCCGACCTGCGGCACACCGAGATCCGTACCGACGCCTTCGCCGCGCTGTGCCAGCGGCTCGACCTGGTCGACGCGGTCACCGTCTGGTCCGACTACACCGGGGAGGAGGGCGGCCGGGCCACCCGCCGGCTGCTCAGCTCCGCCCACCGGCCCACCGCGGTCATCTACGACAACGACGTGATGGCCATCGCCGGGCTGTCCGTCGCCCAGGAGATGGGGCTCACGGTGCCCGGCGATCTGTCCATCGTGGCCTGGGACGACTCGCCGTTGTGCCGACTGGTGCACCCGCCGCTGACCGCGCTGGGCCGGGACATCCCGGCGTACGGAGCGCACGCCGCCCGGCAACTGCTCGCCGTCATCGCCGGACAGCCGGCGAGCCGGGTGCAGGACGAGACGCCGCAGCTCACCCCTCGTGGCAGCACCGCGCCACCCCGGGAGAGATGA
- a CDS encoding glycoside hydrolase family 2 protein, with protein sequence MSRQALYDGWTLRAAPGAHVPAEIAGQTVPATVPGCVHTDLLDAGLIPDPYLDDNEVALAWIGRTDWHYRTSFRRPTEHHDRVDLVCAGLDTVATLTVNGVEVGRTENMHRGYRFDVRSLLRDGDNDLAITFDSAYRYAEAQQERLGDRPNAYPEPFHFIRKMACNFGWDWGPTLVTAGIWQEISLHAWSTARLATVRPLVTMDGRDGQVELHVDVERVADVPLTVRAAVAGVSADVVIPAGQRTAVLTLTVREPALWWPRGYGEQVRHPIEVTLHGPHGDVLDNWSHRIGFRSVRLDTTADDHGTPFALSVNDVPVFVRGVNWIPDDVFPTRITRDRLAERFDQAIAANINLLRVWGGGRYESADFYDLADERGLLVQQDFLFACAAYPEEEPFGTEVAAEAAEQVTRLSPYPSLVLWTGNNENIWGWHDWDWQQDLAGRTWGRGYYLDVLPRIVGELDPTRPYWPGSPWSGTEAIHPNDPAHGTTHIWDVWNTDDYTKYREYVPRFVAEFGYQGPPAYATLRRALSDEPLAHDSPGMAHHQKAADGDAKLQRGLDAHLPAPADFDDWHYLTQLNQARAIQLGVEHFRSHRGVCAGTIVWQLNDCWPVTSWSAVDGDGRRKPLWYALRHAYADRLLTVQPRDGGLALVAVNDGGTTWRASASVTRLTLAGEPRAKTTFELDVPAYASVVVALPAELARPDETRRELLVAEAGQSAERALWFFAEDRDVDWPSAVWNATVEPFDGGQRVRVTTGTVLRDLTLFADRLDPSASVDQALVTLLPGESVTFTVRADGLLDAAALTARPVLRCVNDIERS encoded by the coding sequence TTGAGCCGACAGGCACTCTACGACGGTTGGACCCTGCGGGCGGCACCCGGAGCGCACGTGCCGGCCGAAATTGCCGGGCAGACCGTGCCGGCGACCGTGCCCGGTTGTGTGCACACCGACCTGCTCGACGCCGGGCTGATCCCCGATCCCTACCTCGACGACAACGAGGTGGCGCTGGCCTGGATCGGGCGCACCGACTGGCACTACCGGACGAGCTTCCGGCGCCCGACCGAACACCACGACCGGGTCGACCTGGTCTGCGCCGGCCTGGACACCGTGGCCACGCTCACCGTCAACGGTGTCGAGGTCGGTCGCACCGAGAACATGCACCGCGGCTATCGGTTCGACGTCCGGTCGTTGCTGCGCGACGGCGACAACGACCTGGCCATCACGTTCGACTCCGCGTACCGCTACGCCGAGGCGCAGCAGGAACGGCTCGGCGACCGGCCCAACGCCTACCCGGAGCCCTTCCACTTCATCCGCAAGATGGCCTGCAACTTCGGCTGGGACTGGGGGCCGACCCTGGTCACCGCCGGCATCTGGCAGGAGATCAGCCTGCACGCCTGGTCCACCGCCCGGTTGGCCACCGTCCGCCCACTGGTCACGATGGACGGCCGCGACGGCCAGGTCGAGCTGCACGTCGACGTCGAGCGGGTCGCGGACGTCCCGCTGACCGTCCGGGCGGCCGTCGCCGGCGTCAGCGCCGACGTGGTCATCCCGGCTGGCCAGCGCACGGCCGTGCTGACCCTCACCGTCCGCGAGCCCGCGCTCTGGTGGCCCCGGGGGTACGGCGAACAGGTGCGCCACCCGATCGAGGTGACCCTGCACGGACCGCACGGAGACGTCCTCGACAACTGGTCCCACCGGATCGGCTTCCGTTCCGTGCGACTGGACACCACCGCGGACGACCACGGGACCCCGTTCGCGTTGTCGGTCAACGACGTCCCCGTCTTCGTACGCGGGGTCAACTGGATCCCGGACGACGTGTTCCCCACCCGGATCACCCGGGACCGGCTGGCCGAGCGGTTCGACCAGGCCATCGCGGCCAACATCAACCTGCTGCGCGTCTGGGGCGGCGGCCGGTACGAGTCGGCGGACTTCTACGACCTCGCCGACGAACGCGGGCTGCTCGTCCAGCAGGACTTCCTCTTCGCCTGCGCGGCCTACCCGGAGGAGGAGCCGTTCGGCACTGAGGTGGCTGCCGAGGCCGCCGAGCAGGTGACCCGGCTTTCGCCGTACCCGTCGTTGGTGCTCTGGACCGGCAACAACGAGAACATCTGGGGCTGGCACGACTGGGACTGGCAGCAGGACCTCGCCGGGCGTACCTGGGGGCGCGGTTACTACCTCGACGTGCTGCCCCGGATCGTCGGTGAGCTCGACCCGACCCGTCCGTACTGGCCGGGCAGCCCCTGGTCGGGCACCGAGGCGATCCACCCCAATGACCCGGCGCACGGCACCACCCACATCTGGGACGTGTGGAACACCGACGACTACACCAAGTACCGGGAGTACGTGCCGCGCTTCGTCGCCGAGTTCGGCTACCAGGGCCCACCGGCGTACGCCACCCTCCGCCGGGCGCTCAGCGACGAACCCCTGGCGCACGACTCACCGGGCATGGCGCACCACCAGAAGGCGGCCGACGGGGACGCCAAGCTCCAGCGTGGCCTCGACGCGCACCTGCCCGCCCCGGCGGACTTCGACGACTGGCACTACCTGACGCAGCTCAACCAGGCACGAGCGATCCAGCTCGGGGTCGAGCACTTCCGCTCACACCGGGGCGTCTGCGCGGGCACCATCGTCTGGCAGCTCAACGACTGCTGGCCGGTCACGTCCTGGTCCGCCGTCGACGGCGACGGCCGTCGCAAACCCCTGTGGTACGCGCTGCGCCACGCGTACGCCGATCGACTGCTCACCGTGCAGCCCCGCGACGGGGGCCTCGCCCTGGTCGCGGTCAACGACGGCGGCACGACCTGGCGGGCGTCGGCCTCGGTGACCCGGCTGACCCTCGCCGGTGAGCCCCGGGCGAAGACGACGTTCGAGCTGGACGTCCCCGCGTACGCCTCGGTCGTGGTTGCGCTGCCGGCGGAGCTGGCCCGGCCGGACGAGACCCGGCGTGAGCTACTGGTCGCCGAGGCGGGTCAGAGCGCCGAGCGGGCGCTGTGGTTCTTCGCCGAGGACCGGGACGTGGACTGGCCGTCGGCGGTGTGGAACGCCACGGTCGAGCCGTTCGACGGCGGTCAGCGGGTCCGGGTCACCACCGGCACGGTGTTGCGCGACCTGACGCTCTTCGCGGACCGGCTCGACCCGTCGGCGTCCGTCGACCAGGCCCTGGTCACTCTGCTGCCGGGCGAGTCTGTCACCTTCACCGTGCGGGCCGATGGGTTGCTCGACGCTGCGGCCCTGACCGCCCGACCGGTGCTGCGCTGCGTCAACGACATCGAACGGAGCTAG
- a CDS encoding nucleotide pyrophosphohydrolase has product MGSRSEAGSAAGSVTQLADQLRSFAEEREWQQFHTPKNLAMALSGEVGELLAELQWLTPDQAAQVMADPQAGARVRAEIGDVMIYLVRLADVLDIDLVGAATDKLADSARRYPVEIARGSAAKAPRS; this is encoded by the coding sequence ATGGGCAGCCGTTCGGAAGCGGGATCCGCTGCAGGCAGTGTCACCCAGCTCGCCGATCAGCTCCGGTCTTTCGCGGAGGAGCGCGAGTGGCAGCAGTTCCACACGCCGAAGAACCTGGCGATGGCGCTCTCCGGCGAGGTCGGCGAACTCCTGGCCGAGTTGCAGTGGCTGACACCAGATCAGGCGGCCCAGGTGATGGCGGACCCGCAGGCGGGTGCGCGAGTACGCGCTGAGATCGGCGACGTCATGATTTATCTGGTCCGGCTCGCCGACGTCCTCGACATCGACCTGGTGGGCGCGGCGACCGACAAGCTGGCCGACTCAGCCCGGCGGTACCCGGTGGAAATCGCCAGGGGGTCCGCGGCGAAGGCGCCACGGTCGTAG
- a CDS encoding DUF2075 domain-containing protein, producing the protein MSAYRTSAAGLSRLATDGTLVEVLTERARFGGHGVSPAEKRSWARSLPVLAQDLVDTGLAEVEVLVEYQLPLTSRRVDAVLAGVDPRTGDDSYLVVELKQWSYATAFEDSDTLVAVEQVRGPRLHPGVQVQDYCRYLTDFLGVLGRDQKLLWGAAYLHNAVDRDVADLFDRPATEQSRIFTGQRRGQWLDHLRSRFAPVSGADPADRFLTSTVRPSRHLLAYAAAELKERSHFILLDEQHVAYELVMHAIERARTANHKRAVVVAGGPGSGKSVIALSVLGELARQNRSVLHATGSRSFTQTLRRYAGRGSTRLQSLFKYFNSFMDAEPNDIEVLICDEAHRVRENSANRYTPKARRDVARPQLEELISLARVPVFLLDEHQVVKPGELGSVEVISAFAEKLGVDVDVVSLHDQFRCGGSEAYEEWVLDLLGLDGGEPSVWSGDGRFDVRVAESPEEMEAYLAERQGTSGTARMSAGYCWPWSDPRPDGTLVPDVTIGDWARPWNVRSERSVGEAPGSAFWATDPNGFGQVGCVYTAQGFEYDWSGVIIGPDLVARDGRLVTRREESKDSSIRSRKSVGDGEVDRLIRNTYKVLLTRGMRGTVLYATDPETREFLRDLVRVRRAPEIRFEVEAG; encoded by the coding sequence ATGTCGGCGTACCGTACGTCCGCTGCTGGTCTGTCGCGTCTCGCCACTGATGGCACCCTCGTCGAGGTGCTGACCGAGCGGGCTCGCTTCGGCGGTCATGGAGTGAGCCCCGCTGAGAAGCGCTCTTGGGCGCGTAGTCTGCCGGTACTCGCGCAGGATCTCGTCGACACGGGCTTGGCCGAGGTCGAGGTGTTGGTCGAGTACCAACTCCCGTTGACCAGCCGCCGCGTCGACGCGGTACTGGCCGGTGTCGACCCGCGTACCGGAGATGACTCCTACCTCGTCGTCGAACTCAAGCAATGGTCCTACGCCACGGCCTTCGAGGACTCCGACACTCTCGTCGCGGTCGAGCAGGTCCGTGGGCCACGCCTGCATCCCGGTGTGCAGGTGCAGGATTACTGCCGCTATCTCACTGACTTCCTCGGTGTGCTCGGCCGCGATCAGAAGCTGTTATGGGGTGCCGCTTACCTGCACAACGCGGTGGACCGTGACGTTGCGGACCTGTTCGACCGGCCAGCCACGGAGCAGAGCCGGATCTTCACCGGGCAGCGTCGGGGGCAGTGGCTCGATCACCTGCGTAGCCGATTCGCACCCGTTTCGGGAGCAGACCCGGCGGACCGGTTCCTGACCAGCACCGTGCGCCCCAGCCGGCATCTGTTGGCGTACGCCGCCGCTGAGCTGAAGGAACGCTCGCACTTCATCCTGCTCGACGAGCAGCATGTGGCGTACGAGTTGGTCATGCACGCGATCGAGCGGGCCCGGACGGCGAACCACAAGCGCGCGGTCGTGGTGGCGGGCGGGCCGGGCAGCGGCAAGAGCGTCATCGCCCTCTCGGTCCTCGGGGAGTTGGCCCGGCAGAACCGGTCGGTGCTGCACGCCACCGGCTCGCGGTCGTTCACCCAGACGCTGCGTCGCTACGCCGGCCGGGGATCGACCCGGCTGCAGAGCCTCTTCAAGTACTTCAACAGCTTCATGGACGCCGAGCCGAACGACATCGAGGTGCTGATCTGCGACGAGGCGCATCGGGTGCGGGAGAACTCGGCCAACCGCTACACACCTAAGGCCCGGCGGGATGTCGCCCGCCCGCAGTTGGAGGAACTCATCTCGCTCGCCCGGGTGCCGGTCTTCCTGCTCGATGAGCATCAGGTGGTAAAGCCGGGTGAGCTGGGCAGCGTTGAGGTCATTTCCGCCTTCGCGGAGAAGCTCGGCGTGGACGTCGACGTGGTCTCCCTGCACGACCAGTTCCGCTGCGGCGGCAGCGAAGCGTACGAGGAATGGGTTCTTGACCTGCTCGGCCTCGATGGGGGCGAGCCGTCCGTCTGGAGCGGCGACGGCAGGTTCGACGTGCGGGTCGCCGAGTCGCCGGAGGAGATGGAGGCATACCTCGCCGAACGGCAGGGAACCAGCGGCACGGCTAGGATGTCGGCCGGCTACTGCTGGCCGTGGAGCGACCCGAGGCCCGACGGCACGTTGGTGCCGGACGTCACGATCGGTGACTGGGCGCGACCGTGGAATGTCCGGAGCGAACGCAGTGTTGGCGAGGCGCCGGGGAGTGCGTTCTGGGCCACCGACCCGAATGGCTTCGGCCAGGTCGGCTGCGTATATACCGCCCAGGGCTTCGAGTACGACTGGTCGGGGGTCATCATCGGCCCGGACCTGGTGGCGAGGGACGGCCGGCTGGTGACCCGCCGCGAGGAGTCGAAGGACTCGTCGATCCGCAGCCGCAAGTCCGTCGGCGACGGGGAAGTTGACCGTTTGATCCGCAACACCTACAAGGTGTTGCTGACCCGGGGCATGCGCGGCACGGTGCTGTACGCGACCGACCCGGAGACGCGGGAGTTCCTGCGCGATCTTGTGCGGGTCCGACGGGCACCGGAGATCAGGTTCGAGGTCGAAGCCGGGTAG
- a CDS encoding DUF2075 domain-containing protein: protein MLAFQTTPAQIVALHDDERLDDELAAYLTASGYKVNGPERRSWRNSLPALARHLCALGYGDLDALVEYQLPRSSRRIDVILAGAEPLTMRATYLVVELKQWSEASRYDDDGSVLRVNYLEQPQLHPALQVQAYCAYLVDYVEKVREWPNAVHGMAYLHNAKRDHIPDLLRERSYQSMVWTPDKAEQFPVYLERKFHRVRHPQAAYRLLTSPIRQSRQLLSLAADEVTNRALFPLLDEQRAAYELVLRGVRWAEEGRGKRVVIISGGPGSGKSAIGLNLLAELAREERQIAHATGSRAFTRTLQQYARRQPADPAQRTRPLFSYFMDFMDATPDKLDVLICDEAHRIRARSTKGSRQGSKPQVQELIEAAKVPVFLLDDNQVVRPDEVGSVDTITEAAGQLDLEVDRIELGAQFRCGGSPRYERWVLHLLGLARAAPYRWKGDERFRLALVDSPEEMETILRGCQDRGESARISAGFCWPWTHRAQNGRLVPDVRIESWARPWNAYDDYPPKGIPTSAYWATDPRGFGQIGCIYTAQGFEYDWSGVIIGKDLVVRDGRFVSDPRKSCDPAIVNGEGRVIARNADRLIRNTYKVLLTRGLRGTLLFADDPETQAFLSQLIPAPHRPGRLIAPGVRRIDAVRADRPAGSHTGTPATPSERSDTGSMPARSGAADGELDER, encoded by the coding sequence GTGCTGGCGTTCCAAACCACACCAGCTCAGATCGTCGCGCTGCATGACGACGAACGACTCGACGACGAGTTGGCGGCCTATCTGACCGCCTCCGGATACAAGGTGAACGGGCCTGAGCGACGCTCCTGGCGAAACAGCCTGCCAGCCCTTGCGCGACACCTGTGTGCGCTGGGATACGGCGATCTCGACGCGCTCGTGGAGTACCAACTTCCTCGCAGTAGCCGGCGGATCGACGTCATCCTCGCCGGAGCCGAACCCTTGACGATGCGGGCGACGTACCTCGTGGTGGAACTGAAGCAGTGGAGCGAGGCTTCGCGGTACGACGACGACGGGAGCGTTCTGCGCGTCAATTACCTCGAACAACCGCAGCTGCATCCCGCCCTGCAGGTGCAGGCGTACTGCGCGTACCTCGTGGACTATGTCGAGAAGGTAAGGGAGTGGCCCAACGCCGTGCACGGCATGGCCTACCTGCACAACGCCAAGCGCGACCACATCCCGGACCTGCTGCGTGAGCGCAGCTACCAGAGCATGGTGTGGACCCCGGACAAGGCTGAACAGTTCCCTGTCTATCTCGAGCGTAAGTTTCATCGAGTGCGGCACCCGCAGGCTGCGTATCGGCTGCTGACCAGCCCAATTCGGCAGAGCAGGCAACTGCTGTCCCTCGCGGCGGATGAGGTGACCAACCGGGCGCTCTTCCCCCTGCTGGACGAGCAGCGGGCGGCATACGAGCTGGTGCTGCGAGGGGTGCGTTGGGCCGAGGAGGGGCGCGGCAAGCGAGTCGTGATCATTTCGGGAGGACCGGGCAGCGGCAAGAGCGCGATCGGGCTCAACCTGCTCGCCGAACTGGCCCGCGAGGAACGGCAGATTGCCCACGCTACCGGTTCGCGGGCATTTACCCGGACCCTCCAGCAGTATGCGCGGCGTCAACCCGCGGACCCTGCGCAGCGGACCAGACCGTTGTTCAGCTACTTCATGGACTTCATGGATGCCACTCCCGATAAGCTCGACGTGCTCATCTGCGACGAGGCGCACCGGATTCGTGCACGGTCGACCAAGGGGTCGCGGCAGGGCAGCAAGCCCCAGGTGCAGGAGCTGATTGAGGCCGCCAAGGTGCCGGTCTTCCTGCTCGATGACAACCAGGTCGTACGCCCAGACGAGGTGGGCAGCGTAGACACGATCACGGAGGCAGCAGGCCAGTTGGATCTGGAGGTCGACCGGATCGAGCTAGGCGCGCAGTTCCGCTGCGGCGGTAGCCCACGCTACGAACGGTGGGTGCTGCACCTGTTGGGATTGGCCCGCGCGGCTCCGTACCGCTGGAAGGGCGACGAACGGTTCCGGCTCGCCCTGGTGGATTCTCCCGAGGAAATGGAGACGATCCTGCGGGGATGCCAAGATCGGGGGGAGAGCGCGAGGATCTCGGCCGGATTCTGCTGGCCGTGGACCCATCGGGCGCAGAACGGCCGGCTCGTGCCCGACGTCCGCATCGAGAGCTGGGCAAGGCCGTGGAACGCGTACGACGACTATCCGCCCAAAGGAATTCCGACCAGCGCCTACTGGGCCACGGATCCGCGCGGGTTCGGGCAGATTGGCTGCATCTACACCGCCCAGGGGTTCGAGTACGACTGGTCCGGCGTGATCATCGGCAAGGACCTCGTCGTGCGCGATGGCCGATTCGTCTCCGATCCGAGAAAGTCGTGCGACCCGGCAATCGTGAATGGCGAGGGCAGGGTCATCGCCAGGAACGCGGACCGGCTGATCCGAAACACGTACAAGGTCCTGCTCACCAGAGGGCTTCGAGGCACGCTTCTGTTCGCGGATGATCCGGAGACTCAGGCTTTCCTGTCGCAGCTTATCCCGGCACCGCATAGGCCAGGTCGACTGATTGCTCCGGGCGTAAGGCGGATCGATGCGGTCAGAGCCGACCGCCCAGCGGGTTCGCATACCGGCACCCCGGCCACCCCTAGCGAGCGCTCGGACACCGGTTCGATGCCCGCCCGTTCGGGCGCTGCCGATGGTGAGCTTGACGAGCGCTGA